agaaaaaaacatTCAGCTTCttcgaaaaaaataaacaaCTAGAAAAAAAGATTCAAACAATTGTTCTCTAATAGAACAATATCATGTATAAGTACTTCACTAAGAAAGAATTTAAATGTGCAGCTTAGTAAGTACTATAGTTCGTTATATCAAAAGAGACTTAAGTAGACGATTTAAATATGATAAATGGAGACCTGACAAGAGTTACATGGAATTTTTTGGAATCCCATGGGAACCAGGCTCCGTCAGAACCCAAATGATGAAATGGTGCCCTCAAGCCCAAAAACAGCTTACACAAAGATTTACTCAAAATTATTCCTATATTTATTTTATGGGAAATATGGAAGGCTAGATGTTCCTACAGATATGGGGAAAAaaagtttcaaaagcctaaattgtTTACTAGATTTTCTACCATATAAAATGGATTGCATCAAAGACCAACTCTACTACTCAATGGACATGGAAATGGCAGGATCTCACCAAACAAGTTATGATCAGCTCACAAAAAATTAATTGCATCACAATGAAGTGGATCAGACCTCCAATGAGTTGGATAAAACTCAACACGGATGGCAGTCACAATGCAACTTATTATATTGGAGCAGGAGGAATAGTTAGAGATAACAATGGAAGAATGATCATGTCCTTTGCTAGATACATGGGAATGGGTAGCAGTAATTTTGCTGAAGCAAAGACTATAATCTATGGCTTACAATGGTGTATTTCAcacaattttcaaaatattgtaCTGGAAAGTGATACCCTTATCATTGTTATCATGATAAAGGGCAAAAGAACACAACTTGGCAGGTTCAAGATTCAATAGTTGATATTAGTCAAATTCTCTCTCAGACATCCAATAGAGTTTAACACTGTTATATAGGAGGCAAATCAAATTGCGGATGCTCTAGCAAAATGGAGCATGGAGAATCAAGAAAAACAATTTTATTATGCTAAAGATCTTCCAAAGCAGGCTGGTGGTGCATACTATCtggattttcaagaaattagCCTCCAGAAGACATAAACAATGAAGGAACATTCTTATTTAAATAGTCTTTTGGGagttttttttaatcttaatttTTCTCCCTGTAATACTAGACTGAGGAATGCTTCAGGGTTTAGTCATATCCAACCTCTGTTATTTTGTAACCTCTGttttttgatgaaataaaagGCGACACCTCCTTAAGGTGCAaattacatttttaaaaaaataagccaGGAAATATAGTAAGGGGTAGAGTGGTCTTGCTACTATAATATTCTAAATTCAGGCCTTTGTCATTTTGATTCGTTAAGTTGGAtttttttatgtgatttagttGACGACAAAGATACCAGTTGAAGTTACACAAAAATGAAAGGAACTTCATGCGGATGAACATAAGAACCAATACATTATTATCAAGTtactcaaataaaatttgtgggagttaaattaaaaataccaaacataacaaaaacatACAAACTCTTATGATCATATCATTTACACCTCGAGAAAAAACAAGACTAAAGAAATCGTAATTATTTGCATTTTTATCTCTTACCTTGCACAATACTACAATAAAAGAACAACATCAAAGATAtgtggctaaattcaattaaagaTTAAATAGCGAGATGCGTCAAGAAAGTGGACAAAAAGTCGGATCTAACCAAATGCTGGATACGTACAGCCTCGGGTATTGAAACCGAGGTCGATACCCTTTTTATTACAAGCTCTCACGAGGTAcaaataaagtgaaactcaAGAACAGATGGGAACTGATTTGATAAGGTTCTAGTGATTGTTTATGTAAACTATTTCTCTCCTTGTTGTTTTTCCAACCCCCTTCATGAATGAtgacctcctctttatatagtagaggattTTCAAtcctagtacaattctaaataaagcaagtaaatctGGTGACAAGTGTATCTCCGAGATCGACGCCGAAATATCCGGGtgagggcggatatttcggCATTCTGTTAATGGCAATCAGTCATCCTTCCTTTATTGCCTCATCCTGGCCCGAGCTCGAGACCTCGTTCCCAGCAAGACGGTCGTGTTGTGTCCGAGCATAACCATGACGACGGGAAACCGAGCGTGCCTGTGTCCTCgattttacccgtatacagatagtccccccattTCCCGAGGTGCAGTTACTGACGGCGGGGAATGGACCCTTAATAAACTGAGCAGCCGCCTCTAATTACCTGGGATGGAACCTTTAAGTCAAATCTCACTCTGCCCGATGCTGGGTCATTATTACCCAGCCGCCAAATCTTTTTGGGGAATCCTCCTTGCATCAGAACTCTTGATACGCTACAGGATCTCTTAAATCTCCTTCTATATAAAGCCcatgtcttctttctttccatgcATCCTCACTTCTCCAAATCTCACTTTGTTCCTCCTCTAAACCTACTGATATTCCTGCATTGATCCCATAATACTCCTCGGATCTTCAATCTTCTTGTTCCAGGGTGAAGATACGCTTTGTTAAGGAGAACCTTCCACGATCATGGCCTACGTACCGTTACTGACTCAGGGTGAAGATCAGTCTTCATTCATGCCATCGGCTGGAGCCGCTGGTCCTGATAGGGAGTTAGAATCTATTGCTGCGGGTATTGTCCCGTCGGGTTTTATTTACACGAATGACTGCAAATCCTTCACCATCTTGACCCGATGGAAGATTTCGAATCTTACATCGACGATAGCGCCATTACCATGGTCAGGGAAGATTGCCATCTAGGCGCGGACATTGACCTTCTCCCCGTTGGGGAGGGTGTGAAAATAAGTCATCACGTTCCCGGTTACTCGTTGTTGTACACATATCCTTTTGCCATAGGGTTCGCCCTCCCCGTTCATAGGATAATCGAGGACTTCTACCGTAGATATCGAGTATGTATTGGGAAGATCGCCCCGCAAATTTGGAGGCTCGTGTTCTGCATCGAGAAGTTGGCCAACGCGGCCGGAGTCGCTTTTACCCTCGATCACTTGCTTCATTTATATATACCTCGGGTGATCCGAGGGGGAATTGTTCAGTTGATTCCCAGGGGAAGCCGAAGCCTCATCGACCCTGAAGACGATTATGATCGAGGATGGCTTAACCGGTTCGTGATGGTACGCACGGTTCAACTGCACCGTCCATCGTCTGTCGATTTTCCCGAAGTGTGGAACCCTTCACCGAACCCAGTTGAGCCCACGCTCGAAACTGCTATTTTTGAGTGGGTGATTGCCCTTCTCAGGGCTTCTCGTAGCTTAGGGCGTTCTTGGAGAAGAATGGCACCCGAAGGGTGGAAAGGCAAGGACCATGGTAACTTCTTAATCTGAACGTTTCGATCCTTATTTCTCTGCATCATATCTTAACTCAATATCTTTGGTTTCGTGACTTCGGCCGAGGAGGGCTCCCAAAGGGAAATCGGTAACCGAGGACGTAGTTCGGGGAAGAAGAACACCCGCTCCACCGAGGCCACCTAGACGCAGGGAGGCTGGTAGTTTTCCCATTGTGCATTCGGGGGTTGGATCTCGAGTTCGAACTCGCCATATTATGGGGACTCGCCGGGAGATGCCTTTGGGTGAAAGCACACCAGTGATTGTACTTGATGAGGAAGATTTGCCGGAACCGGATATCCCCGGGTCGTCTGCCTCCGGTGCAAGTCATGGGGACAGCTAATCGGTATCACCCGTCACTGCCGCATCCCGTGAATATACTCGGAGATCTCATCCTCCGACTTGTTAGTTTGAGCAAGGATGTGGCTGCTTTACTTTTGTTTTCCAATTACCGGTCGTAGAGTAGGGTTTCTTCTTGCTTTTTCTGATGTACCGATGTACCCGGCACAGTCGGGATTTTATGAAATGGGAAAAAATCTTTAATGGAATCTTGCAAACTGGTTGTTATTGGACTTTATCGAGCATCCCCCGTGTAATGTTTTGTACCCAAACTTTAGCATATGCCTTTGTTGTATTCGatcaataattatttattcCATAATCCGAATGAACCCGACGTGTTTTGCTACCGGTTTGAATTTCATAGTCCATAAACATTCATTCCATAATCGAGCATCCGGTTACTAAACTCGGCCATGACCGGTTCGAAACAACACCCTTTGCGAGATATTCGGAAGCTTTACTCGATCATGGAGGGGTTTGTACGAGGTTCCGATCTAGGTCTCTTCGGAAGGTCGATTTATTCGAGCACGATCTGTTGGCTGAGCGGACCCCCCGGTTGCTTCTCTCGTACGCTTCCCATGATCAGATAGGATCAAGGTCACATCCATCACATCCGTCTGACATCGACACGTGTCGAAGCCCCGTTGGCTCTGAAAGCGGTTGCAGAAGATCAACCGTCTCGGTCCCACTCTATAAAAGCgagttttctccttcttttttcacttttcgatTTTCAGCAAAGGAAATTTTTACCTTCATGTGCTCTGAATACTTTGATCCTGATATCTTCAAACCTCCATATCTTCACATCGTCTTCTTAATTTCCGTTCcaatcttcaaaccttcattttagacattttatcttcatactttcaaaatGACGAGCAAATCTTCAAAGGCTAAGGCCGGTGAGACATCCTCGGCTCCTAAACCAGAGCCGCTGCTGACTGACTTCGTTCCTCAAGATTGTTCGACAATTCGGGACTTCAAAGTCGAGAAACCTTCTCAATAGGGGGATCGAGGTGTCGAAATATTAGCCTATCTGCGCACGATACCCCAGAATAAACTCGAACAAGTCAAGGAAGATTGTGGGTGGAAAGGGAAGGAGGTCGTTATTCCCGACCAAGATGAAGCCATAACGACCCACGTAGATGGGTATTTGAGTGTTTATACCTACCCTTTCACCTTCACCACACTCGACCCTGTGGTGGTCGATTTCTGCAAACGGTACGAGATCAccctcggccaaattcatccgTCATTTTGGAGGATCGTTGTGCTCCTTCGTTATTTCGCTACAAACGCGAACATTCCGTTCACGGTGCAACACCTTCTTCGCCTATACAGCCCCCGTGTCTTCAGAGGGGGAAtgataaaactttcaaaacgaGCTGCAAAAGCGCCCTTCTCCGGTTTAGACGAAGATAGGGACCGAGGCTGGCAGGGCAGGTTTGTCCGAATCAGGACAGCGGATCTGATCCCTGCTGACAAATTACCGTTTCCCGAGAAATGGAACCCAAAACGTAAGTAATTTTACATCGATGTGATTCGGCCGCGTGCCCGCGCCGATACTGAACTTTTTATTTGTTCGTGTGTATGCAGCGCTGATCCGAACCCTTGGTGCGGTTCCTAACCTCGACCAATGGATTGGAAAAATATGTTCCCAACTTACTTACGCCGAACGCACATGGAGGCGTTTATCCCGGTCCCGTTGGGAGGCCGGGACCCATGGTAAGTCTTCTCCTTAGAGCGTCGTCCTTTCTACCCTGTGTAGTACGCCACATTAGTTAGGTAATGACTGTTCTTCCCTTTGCTTCACAGGCTTGTCAAAGGCCACCAGAATTCGGGGCCAGGAAACTGCCGAGGCCTCAGCTGATGAGCAGGATATCGAAGCTCCCGATCAGGGAGACCTAGTtgtaaggaggaaaagaaaatccTCCGAATCATTTCGAGCTCCGTCCCAGGCTAAGAAAAGATCGAGGGACGTCACTCGAGAGACCTCGTCGGAAGATATCTCGGCCCGTGCTTTGGATGCTGAGGTCGTTGGTCAATTATTGGACCATTCAGACGACGATGATCAGGTTTTGGGTGGGCATCGTCTTATTGACGAGCTCCTCGAGCATGATTTAACTGGTTCTGTTGCAATTACTCCACCGTTGGTGGAAAGTTCAAGTCGAATCCCGAGTGATATCTCGAAGTCGACGGATGCCGGGATCTCCGGGTCGAAAGTTGGGGTCTCTGATCATACTTCTACCCGAAGTGCTGAAAAATTGCCAGCCGCAGCTGCTGGATCGAGGGCAACTTCATCGGTATCAGGCTCTAAGGTACCTACTATCCCGCCTTTGTACGGTATTGGCTCCGTCCTTCCGATACAAGCTGTGGCCTCATCTGAAACGATAATTTGCATACAGGATTCTCCGCCGCCATTGGTGGATATTCCTGCCGATGATGAAAAAGCCAAAGGCGAGGTGACCGAGCAAAGGGCGGCCGGTCATGGGGATTACGAAATACCCGCTCcgggtatgtcgggtttcgagcATTTGCCCATCCCTGTAGCGGAGCGTTTCGGGGTTAATTCTGGTCCCCGGTTGGAGAAATCGTTTCCTGCCCctagtgtcgacccgagtcggaaGAGGCTAATTACTTTTAAGGTGTCGGCCGATATGAACATGTTATCGGGTCCTGTTGGGGTATCCAGCTATCTGTATCCTTTGGTGTCCCAAGAGGACCGTAAGAAAATGGCCGAAGTTGACGAATCGTGCCTTTTCAACGAGGCTCAGCATGCATTGAATCGGGTAAGTCTCGTCCTTATATTCTTTTTACTCAGCTTTTAATTTCATGCCTCATTTTAATAACTTTTTCCTTTATCCTTACAGGCCTCCGTGCTTCACCATGCAAGCTTCCACCGGCTTAGGCATGAAGTGGGTCGACTCAAGGAGGAGCTCGAAAGTAAGAGTCAGGAGGTGGACGAGCTCATGGCTctatatgaaaagaaattgcAATATATCTCGTCTCTCCCTGATCTCTCCATCCTTAAATCGGATTTAGCAGCGGCTCGAAGCGAAGCTGCCGAAGCCAAACGGGAACGTGACCAGTTGGCAGAGAAGGTAAAGGCTTTCGAAGTTTACAATAAATCTTTAATAGCCGATGCTAATGCCTTTGCTTCTCAGGCCCGAGCTTATGTTAGCCAGATCGATCAACTCCGGGCAGAGCTTGATGGGATCAAACCCGAGTTTGATTCCCTCCACGAAACAACCGTCGGTGCTGTGGCCGAACGTGATGTTCTCCGGGAGCAGCTTCGGTCGTCGGAGGAACAAATGAACAGCCTTAGCGCATCACTTGCTGCGGCCGAAGTGGAAAGGGATCGATTGAGCCAGGTCATCACCGATCTGCAAGCTGAGCATGGAAAGGCTCTCGATCAGATCTCGGGTTATGATGACATGTTAGAGCAGTACAAGGCCGATGTGACTGCTGCCGAAAAGGCCAGTAACCTTAGAGCTGAGTACGAGCGGTGTTTGTCTCGAAGGAAGACCCTCGAAGAAGTTCAAGCCACTGGTGTggacttatcaaatttgatcgAGGAAGCAAAAGAGCTTGAAGCGGAAGCAAAGGCTGCGTTCGACCCCGAGGATTCGGATATTGACCTCGAGTCAGCCGATGAAGAGGCCGAGGGGTCGGATGAAGAATAGTTTCGGGGCCTCGCGCCCCCTCttttatttttgcatatttgtttTGAGGCCACTGTCCGAGCCTTTGTAAATCTActttatatatgaatgaatcgaaatttgtgtttgatttttGCAAAGTATTTCCACGTTTCAGTGTTTGCTTGGTTTATGCCTTCATTATAATTTGTCGTATTGCTTCAGCCAAGATAAAATTCGAATGGTAACGGCCCACGACCGGGCTTTAGTTCGTGTTGTCGTTAGTCGTTGCTTTATTCATAATTTGCAAGACAGACCCGATTGTGATAATTTTGCGTTTTTAGACCGTGGTCTTTAACCGTTTTAGGTCGCAGCTTTTGAGCTTGCATTTGTTTTTTAGACCGTAGCCTTTAACTGTTTATGCCATAGTTTAGACCGTAGTTTTTAGATCGTTATGCCTAGCATTTTATTTTTAGACCGTAGTTTTTTTACCATAGCATTTTTGGTATTTGGCAACATCGGATCCTTTTGATCGAAGTAagttttttattgaaaaaaccgGCCAGGGATGCATTCGTAATTGTTGCCGTGGCAAGAACaaactaagtggacacgattcaatcgatcgtttggtccttacatctgaTCCTATTGTTCAGGCCTTGGCTTTTACATAGTTTTCACTTAACTCATggtatagtagtcccctagtaTTCGAGTCCGAAGTATGAGGGCTCGGGTACTACTTGATCGGAATATGCAGTTCCGGTCTCTGATCTATGCTCTATATTCGTAGCACGTTGTTCggcgctgcctcattaaaaaccttgccgaaaacccacttcgggacaaaacggtcgaaggaaaaaagagtgcagcacgtGCTTTCAGTCCTAAGTCTATGACTTCCGAGTAGCCGGTGTGCCGTTTTCGCTGTCCCTCGGGCTGCATCCCTGCATGGTTAGATcgagaaagaaagaagcaaaaagAAAGTTATTCATACCTTTAACAATAATATCGCTTTAGGTGTGCCACATTCCAGTTGTTTTTCAGCCGGTGTCCGTCTTCATCCTCGAGCTGATAAGAACCTTTTCCGGTTATTCCCGTTACTCGGTATGGACCTTCCCAATTTGGGGCTAATTTCCCTTCGTGAGGGTTCTTCGTATGAAGTGTGACCCTTCTCAGtaccaagtccccaatttgAAAATGTCTGAGGTTTGTCCTCCGGTTATAATACCTTTGCATCCTCTGTTTTTGTGCGGCTATCCGGATATGAGCAGCTTCCCTTCTTTCGTCCACGAGATCCAAATTGACGGTCATTGCTTCATGGTTCGAGTTCTCAGTGGCATAACGGAATCTCAAGCTCGGCTCACCAACCTCAACGGGTATCAGGGCCTCGGCTCCGTATACAAGGGAAAATGGAGTCTCCCCGGTGCTTGATCTTACCGTTGTGCGGTAAGCCCATAAAACCTCGGGCAGAACCTCCTTCCATCGGTGCTTGGAACCGGCCAgtctcttctttaaattctgcaatatgattttattggtagaCTCGGCCTGACCATTCGCGCTTGGATGGTACGGGGTTGATAAGATTTTCTTAATTCTGTATTCTTCAAAAAACTTGCTGACTTTGCTACCTATGAATTGCTTCC
This genomic window from Lycium ferocissimum isolate CSIRO_LF1 unplaced genomic scaffold, AGI_CSIRO_Lferr_CH_V1 ctg5937, whole genome shotgun sequence contains:
- the LOC132045050 gene encoding uncharacterized protein LOC132045050, with translation MAYVPLLTQGEDQSSFMPSAGAAGPDRELESIAAGNDCSSLCFTGLSKATRIRGQETAEASADEQDIEAPDQGDLVVRRKRKSSESFRAPSQAKKRSRDVTRETSSEDISARALDAEVVGQLLDHSDDDDQVLGGHRLIDELLEHDLTGSVAITPPLVESSSRIPSDISKSTDAGISGSKVGVSDHTSTRSAEKLPAAAAGSRATSSVSGSKDSPPPLVDIPADDEKAKGEVTEQRAAGHGDYEIPAPGMSGFEHLPIPVAERFGVNSGPRLEKSFPAPSVDPSRKRLITFKVSADMNMLSGPVGVSSYLYPLVSQEDRKKMAEVDESCLFNEAQHALNRASVLHHASFHRLRHEVGRLKEELESKSQEVDELMALYEKKLQYISSLPDLSILKSDLAAARSEAAEAKRERDQLAEKVKAFEVYNKSLIADANAFASQARAYVSQIDQLRAELDGIKPEFDSLHETTVGAVAERDVLREQLRSSEEQMNSLSASLAAAEVERDRLSQVITDLQAEHGKALDQISGYDDMLEQYKADVTAAEKASNLRAEYERCLSRRKTLEEVQATGVDLSNLIEEAKELEAEAKAAFDPEDSDIDLESADEEAEGSDEE